The Amycolatopsis camponoti genome segment TCGACGGGGAGACCTGGTATGAACGGGCAGGCGGCAGGCGGAGGCGACGAATTCGACCTGCTGGGTTACGACGGCGTGGTACCCGCCGACATGACCTCGTTCGTCGGGCGCGAGGCAGAGATCCAGGCAGCGCGGAATCTCCTCCTGCACGAGGGAAAGCGCCTGGTCACGCTGCGCGGAATCGGTGGCGTAGGCAAGTCCCGACTACTGGAACACCTGGCCGGCGACCTGCACGACGCCAAAGCGTATCCGGATGGCATCACCATGGTCCGGCTCGCTCACGTGCCCCCCTCGGCGGAGGCGGTCGCATCGACGATCGCACATCGGGTACTGGGAGCCGACCACGAGCCCGAATCAGCCCTGGCCCGGTTGATCACGCACTTTGAGCACAAACGGGCCCTGCTACTACTGGACAACTGCGAGCAGCTGGCCGGTGATGGCCCGCTGCCGCGGCTGCTCAACCTCCTGTTGCACTCGGCTCGGCAGCTGTACGTGGTGACGACCTCCCAGGTGCGTCTCGGCAGTGTCGGCGAGTGGGAAGTGACCGTCCCGCCGCTGGGAGTCGACGACGCCCTGGAAATCTTCGTCGACCGAGCCGCAGCGCTCGGCGAGCCGATCGCGCCGGAGGAATACCCTCTGGTCCGGCGGCTGTGCGAGGCGACCGACGGCATCCCGTTGGCTGTCGAACTGGCTGCAGGTCAGCTGGATGTGCTGACGCTGCACAAGCTGGTCGACCGCGCCAAGGCCGAGAATCTTCTGCCTGTACTCGTGGACGGCACCTCCGAGCAACGACACCACCGCACCATGGCAGACAGCATCAGCCGGTCCTACGAACTGCTGAACGCCACCGAGCGACAGGTTTTCGCCCTGCTGTCCGTTTTCCGCGGGGGATTCGACCTCGATGCCGCCGTCGCAGTGGTGGCCCGGTTCGACATCGACACCGCCGACATCGAACGCGCGATCCCCCGCCTGATCAGGCGATCACTGCTGGTGGCGGCAAATCTCGACGGCCGCAAACGGTGCAAGATGGTGGAAGTGCTGCGCGAGTTCGCGCAGCAGCGCCTGCAGGCCGACAAGGTCGACGTCGCCCGGCTCGACCAGGCTCACGCCAATCACTTCCTCGAAGCCAGCGCCCGAGCCCGCCGGAGCTGGTTCGGCCCGCGCGAACCGATCGTGATGCGATCTGTCGCCCTCGACCGGCCGAACATCCGCTCAGCCCAGCAAAGTCTGCTGGACCGTCCGGATACCGCGCCGCTGGGGCTAATCCTGGCGCTCAACACCGCAGCCACGCGGGCGCTGGTCTTCGATGGCCGTCTTCAGGAGATCCTCCAGATGCTGGAGGCCGGCCTGGCCCAGCATCCCCCCGAACCGAGTCAGAGCCAGATCGCCGCGCTATCGATCACGCTCTGGGTGGCGGTGATGAAAGGTCAGCGGGCGCTCGCCGACTCCCTGCTGAACCAGATCGAGAAGGCGGCCACGCAGCTGGATTGCTGGGAAACTTCCGGGTCCGTGCTCTACGCCCGCGGCACCCTGCTCGGGCTCACCGCACCAGACGCCACGCACGCACGCAGCGCCATCGACCTGCTGGCACGAGCGGAGACCGCACTGCAACGCGAGGGCAATCCCGGTGAAGCGTTCATGCCGGCGTCGTTTCAAGGGATCGTCGCAGCGTTCGACCTCGACAAGGACACCGCGTTCACCGTGAATCGGCGCGTCCTGGCCACAGCCCAGGCCGCCCAGTCACCGTTGTGCATCGCCTGGGGGCTGTGGGGCCTCGCCGTGGCCGAGCTGATGCACGGCGATGACGCTGC includes the following:
- a CDS encoding LuxR C-terminal-related transcriptional regulator, producing MNGQAAGGGDEFDLLGYDGVVPADMTSFVGREAEIQAARNLLLHEGKRLVTLRGIGGVGKSRLLEHLAGDLHDAKAYPDGITMVRLAHVPPSAEAVASTIAHRVLGADHEPESALARLITHFEHKRALLLLDNCEQLAGDGPLPRLLNLLLHSARQLYVVTTSQVRLGSVGEWEVTVPPLGVDDALEIFVDRAAALGEPIAPEEYPLVRRLCEATDGIPLAVELAAGQLDVLTLHKLVDRAKAENLLPVLVDGTSEQRHHRTMADSISRSYELLNATERQVFALLSVFRGGFDLDAAVAVVARFDIDTADIERAIPRLIRRSLLVAANLDGRKRCKMVEVLREFAQQRLQADKVDVARLDQAHANHFLEASARARRSWFGPREPIVMRSVALDRPNIRSAQQSLLDRPDTAPLGLILALNTAATRALVFDGRLQEILQMLEAGLAQHPPEPSQSQIAALSITLWVAVMKGQRALADSLLNQIEKAATQLDCWETSGSVLYARGTLLGLTAPDATHARSAIDLLARAETALQREGNPGEAFMPASFQGIVAAFDLDKDTAFTVNRRVLATAQAAQSPLCIAWGLWGLAVAELMHGDDAAAATRLAQEALTILLEIGDRWGRIWALWLLALCALKDGNIERGAVLLGGADREQATTQANVAGMRTFLRVQQQIVSIARKKLGDGLFEDLVAAGHAMKSAKSFKLALSDEPIDLVTLNLSTKNLSQAGPLHSVLSDREREVADLVAEGKTNGEIAAKLVLSERTIEQHIRHINTKLHTRNRSEITAYVLRHRLVRPTS